In Populus alba chromosome 4, ASM523922v2, whole genome shotgun sequence, the genomic window ACTCATCTCCAACCTCCAATCTTATATGCAATATGTAGAGCAAAACAAGCACACATTTGCTTTCATACCCATCTGTTATGTCTTGCCATATGTCATAACTATCACTTTTTCCCAAGAAAGTCTCTCTGAACAACAAATTTCCAAAGCCATTTTCAGTGAAAAACAACCCAAGTCTTGTCAACCTCAACCACCAACATCAGTTGGAGAGGATGCTTTACCTGAAGTACCAAGCCAAATTGTTGGAAAACTAGGTAATGCTCCATTCTATTTGAAGAAAGATCTGTGCTTTACTCATTTATCACCTATCAAAATTGGGGAGTGAAAAGGTGACACGGAATGGAGAAAGACAAGACAAAATTTTCTCAGAAATAATATTTTGGCTTTCACCCTCCTCTCTGTTCTAACTCCAAAAGATCCCAGGATGAATACTAATGGAAGAACATCAATTGGAAAGatccatttatataaaaaatgcacTACATATGCACATTAAgtatattaaacattaaatttcatcatatatatcaaaagaaatgtgtaccttctgtataGCATGGTCAAAATCTTCTAGTGTACCAAACTCCTCTTCAAATCGCAACCAAGAATGGCAAATGTCCTGAATGATTCTGTTAATTAGGAAAGGAAAGTATCATCTAATCCAAAATGCAGTATACAGATATTGAGCAAAACATCACAAGTCAGAGATCAAAAACAGCATTGTCAACCAACAGAATATGAATATCCTAGGTGCCACCATGTTAGATTTACAATAAAACATAGCTAATTGAAAAATGTTAAGCAACACAATTGGTCTTATCTTTTATGCCTTCAATTGTGTGTGCAAGGCTTAACATTTTCACACTCGCATGCAGAGTTTCAATACAAGGTCCTTTGGCCTATACTACAAAGTAAGCCCTTGAAAATGATACTCCTTGTTTCAAACCCAAAATCACAACACTTCTCGCAAAAGGGTTCCATATGGCTAAAAGGCAATTTCTTTCAGTCCTGactcaaaaaatatatgtatcaGCATCTTTTTTAAGTGATTAGAATTTGTAACTTTTCAAGAAATGCTATTGCCTAATGCATTTCTTTATTAAGGAGCATGGCATTAACAAAAAATGTAATAAGATTTTAGGAAAACAGAGAACATGACAATCAGATACAACCGTGTGCAGCGCTtccatttaaatttataatataactCACTGCGGTTAACCTTAACAACCACTTCCTTATGAGGAGACCATGATTTATTTCCCTTCAGAATATTATACAGCATAATTAGTCTTACCAGAATTTCATTATTTGTACTTTTCAACCAGCAAGCAATTATCCAATTCCATGATTCCATTTCACAGATTATGGCAAATAGATAGGCCAATGTTTGGATACAATATGAGCTAAAACCATCTAGCCTTCTCTTGATTTGATGaagccaagaaagaaattagtGGTTTCTTTTTCATGGTTTCAACGCATCAACTATAGATTTTGGTTTACTGGATCATTTATATGGCATTTAGTGGCTGGTAAGGCAAGACATGCAATGTTTTATTGGTAGGCCTCGTTAAACTAGGGTTAATTTAATTGTCAATTTATGTCTTCTTTCATCAAAATTCAAGGGTATATTGCCTAATTGTCAAGTCTAGATTCTCCTAGGAAATGAGTTAGCTGAAGGTCTGAGTACTCTTACATATTTTCCAACATGGAATCTTAATCTCTTCCGGATGAAGAAAAGTCAAAAAGATTTCACTAAGAGtatgaatcattttttattcaacattaACTTTGCTTGTGATTGCATTCTGCTCCTCCATGTGCAATGGAGAAAAGATAATACAATAGGCTTCATTGTTTCTATGAATTGCATCTTCACTGttgtttagaaaataaacaagCAAACTATTAATGCTAAAGAATATGTAtgtttacaaaacaaaaaaaatatcacagcacaaaagaaaatgaagaaaaaacgaATATACCTCTGAACCTGTTCCAGGAAATCTTTTGCTATAGCATCGCTTGTATATGGACCTAGCTTCACTTATGTGACCCGATTCAGTTTCCATTGCTATAAAACCCTGCCAAGCTTCCAACGTTGAGCCACTGGAAAAGGAATTAAGAAGCAttacattaaattaaagaatatgGAAGACAACTAGTACTAAATAAAACAACTTTGGTAAAACTAGATGAATAGAATATATGGTCTGCCTGATCTTAAGCAAGCTCTCCCAAACTCGGCGAGCTGCAACTAAATCTTTTCCCAAATTCATCTCTAGACGAGCCCAGTAGGCATACAGACGCAGCAAACCATCTGTGTTCTTCAGGTGTGGTGACAGGTAATCTGAGGCATGCTGGATGGAAAATAATTCAGTATTAGGATTAAAATTGAGTGAATGCAACTATATAACTACTTGCTCCAAAATGTATAAAGAATACAAAATATAGAGAATTCATCACCACCACACACATTATCTACTTATACACAAATCATCCCAGAATGTACTgttaaaaattagaataaagaTCTCTGTAAATCTTGAAGCAtcaaaatcaatctttttttatggtttggatGGAGGCAGATTGAACTTGGGCATGCTAACGGTCAGGACCTCAGGCTGGAGTCTTCTGCCATTTGACCAATGCCTCAAGAGCTAAAACAATCCAAAGTAATTGACTTGAGAGTACTATGGAAGCTCATATAAGCACTGCCTGCATCTTTGATTCTGGAAACAACTGTGGATACCCTCCAAGAAAAAAGCAGGCGTgccaagaaaaacaatgaacagGTCAAGCAATCTTATGATGGTTAGGGGTAGGGAGATTGAACTTGGGCATGCTAACACCCAGGACCTCCGGCTTGATTGTTCTACTATTTGACCAATGCCTCAACAGCTAGAGCAATTAAAATCAACTGTCTTAAGAGAATCTTACTGAAGCTCATATAAGCAACACTTGGATATCTAATTCTTGAAAGAACAATATGCACCTACCATCCACAGAAAATGCATTGAAACTAGgcgtgtaaaaaaaaaaaacaatgaacggAAAAATTGAACCAGTgctagtaaaaataaaaaactgaaccaagaaaataaaaataaaaaaggttaaaaactgGTTAGTTCCATTCTTTACTCTAATTTCTACTTCTTGGTAGGTTACAAAAACCAAATTGGTAGCCCCAAAAGCCATATGTTATTGCcagaatttaaattaatcttttaaaaaataataatttattattttttaaaagcataatttAAATTCTGGGCTTTATTTATGTTAACCAAAAAAGTTTATCCTCAAAAAGTGATGCAAGCTTTCTTTACTCACTCTGACATGAttcacatatattttatttttgaatattaagCCCAAGTTGTATTAAATTACTGGTTAGGATTCAAGCATGAAATGAATTATGATTCACGTACATTTAATTTACAAATCATTAAGTTCATGTGGTATTATATTAAGGGTTATGATTTGAGAGAAAAATGAATTCAAATCTCCTTCATGTGTATACAGTGAGCATACAGAAGTTGCCaagcttaaaaagaaaaggaaagcataCACAAACAGCTCAATAGCATCAATACCTAGCTCGCTAGTACAAGGAACACAGAGAAGTCTCTTTTCAGATCTAGTTACAGGATGACGCTTAGACCCCACTACATCCAACCGTAATGCAGCCACAGACAATCCAAGGTAACAATTGATTCAACCCTCACTCATAAGTTGACATATTCTTGGTGAGTCAACATTTCTCCAATGTCTTACTGATGTAGCAGACCAAGGTAAGAATATGAATAGAACAAATATGTAGCTCGGCcaaatatatagaataaaaaagacACTGGTGCAATCTTTAAATTCTGCacctaataataaaattttacaagttaTTTTTGGTAAGGTGGGTTAGAAGCTTGGAGAATAGTTTATACATTAGGCTaggttatgattttttaaaagttaaagcTTTCCTTGTATTTGTAACATACTAAGCAATtctataaaaaggaaaagaaaagggagtaaAAGCATAATAAACGACATGTTTATACAAACCTGAAAAGTTTCCCTTATTAATGAATAATCCAAGACACCATTCACTTCACCACCACATACGATCCTCCTCCTCAAACCATGTACTCGTGTTAGAAACAAATCCAAGTactgaaacaaataaaagtcactgaataaacaaagaaaactgATGCAAACAGGAAACAATGACACTGagacgttaaaaaaaaaaaggaattagaTCAActtgtccttttattttttccccaGTCTGCAATATATTCTTACAAGTCTAATTATTCCAAATTTGTCCCGTGACATAAAGCTATTCTCCAATCtatcattttatcaaatattctCATCAAAACTAACTTAACTGCTGTCACATGAGAAATTCAAATTTCactcaatttattatataaaaaatgaaaaaaaaaaaaagaatttttaatatcatacaacaataattttttaaaaaaaaatagtaaatcaAGTTGAGTTTGTCTTTCTCATGTTAGGGCATTTTTTTGGTTTGCATTAAAATATTTACCAGAAGTTTAGATTGGAGAATAACCTACAATACAAGGAAAAATTGGGAGCAACTAGACTTATAGGGATAGATTGGAAACCACGCCCACATTTTGAGGAGCTTTTCATAAATGTACCTCTTCAATTGTTGAAAAAGTGCATTGCAGGGACTTTTCAAAAACCTGAAATCATGGAAGAAATCAAATGAGTAACTTAAAGAGCATATTTTAATACTGCATATTTATAATATGCACAGATAAGAATCAACAGGAAACAAATTGCTAGAATTTTATTGTCATTAGATACAGATGGAAAGAGACATCATCTGTCATATGAAGCTAAAGGGATTGGGGGAGACAAATAATTTGGCTGGCAACACTTGTACTAAAAACACAAAGCATCAAAATGAACTCCATTCAAAAAGTATATGGTTGGAACTAAGGGTGATAAGAGAAGCATACAGAAGATATCTCCTTTTCAGGAGCACGACCACGTTCCAAGGAAAGCATATACTGAACCCAAAGCTCTCCTATCCAGGGACAATTTTTTGTTGCCCTGGAATAAACATCCCTCAGAACATTTCCTACCTGGAAAAGGGACAGTGTGTAAATAATCTACAGAATTGGAAGATGGAAAAACATGAGAATAGAGAAATTCAAGGACAACCTTCAAAGTCCTGTCCAGATAGCGAGTATAATCAAGCCATAGATCACTTGATATAGGAAAGTCAGCCATTGCACGCTCATATAAAACTTGAACCCGTGCTGGATCGCCCACagacttttcaaattttaagtaGTTctgcaaaacaataaaaatatgaacttcctttggaaaacaaaaaataccacAATAAAAACAGGGGACCTTGATAAATTGAGGCTCTAAGGAAAAGCaggcaaaaaggaaaaaatcttGCTATAACCAGAATGACCAAACTGCAGTTAAAAGTAAATGAACTTCAAATTGAAGgaataatgcaagaaaaattttGGACAAAAAATGAAGCAAAAGGAAAAGTACAAGTAGGATGTCCCCAATGAGCTATTAATTATCAAAAGCTCTATTAAATTATAACAGTTGTCCTACATAccatgaaattttgaattttttctgtATCAGATATATTCTGCATAGAAATCTGTTCTTCATGCGGAGCACGAGCATTATAAGCTTCCATGGCCTTTTGGTATGCTGAGGCAAGATGAGAAGATAAACCATCAACTTCACTAGATTTGGCATCAAGATCAATCCCTTGTTTCACCTCCCAGGCCTTGTACGCAAGGAGTGTTGACCTCAAGTTAACAAGTGGAACAGACAATTGGCGGTGGAAAATATTGCGAATGCGTTGGACCTGTAATTCCTTTGCCTGCAAATAAGAATTTGAACTCTTAAATGCATGTTAGAAGACTCATAAAGCTAATTACTTAACATAAGATACCACTAATTCCATAAAACTAACTTGAAAAATTTCTCTCTGTAAACCTGCTTCACAACAAACTGCTCCAGGGGATATAAAGCAAATTTAGAAACTTGagaatttggatttatttagaATTCATCTGTTGGCAGCATCTGGACTTAGAAATTGTATCTGCTGGGTCCAAGGTAAGGGCTCTTTCATGCTATGAGGCAACATGAGTTAAGCATTAACACTATATTAACACTATCATCGGGTTGAAAATACATCAGCTATATCAACTATCAAGTTCCATCAATTAATTCCAATCTTTGCAGTTTTCTTGTGATATCATGCAGACCTGTACCATGTTCTTGACTAGGTCTTCAGAGCTCCAATAAGATAGAGGAATGTTGTGATGAAGTGGTTGATTCAAACAAGGTGAAGAGCAAGAAGACGCATCAACGAACTTTTTCACAAGCAATTCTTATCAGGCTTGGTCATATTTATCAAGTTAGCCGCAAGAACAGCTTCTCAGGTCATGTTGCAGTAGAAAATAGAGGTTTAAAGGGTTTACTCAAAAATCTTGACGGGGATTAATTTGCTCAGGCGGGTTAAGACATGCCTAATCagcaccttttttttcttcttttttcccatgTATCACAGTTGTTTAgagaagttaataaaaaaaatctacgaTGCACAATTCCAAGCTCCAAGATGAATGTTGTCCAGCTTAAACACAATACAACTATGGTCTTAGACTAAGCAAACAGAAAGGACATTTAATGaattatacaaaagaaaaaaaaaaggatccagcgaatacaatgaaaattttggcAGCTAAGGATATGGGCACTTTAGATATCACATGCGAGCAAAACAAACTGGAAACTGGATATAGACAGTTAATTCCAACCTTAATGTCATTCTCATCAATGGTGTGCAGTACCGCCTGTTCAAATTCCCTGTACAATTCCCAAATTTTGTTTCCTTCAGCAACATGCAAACCAGCAGCAGTAAGAGCACGCTCAAAGAGATTTCGGGCCTTTGAAATGCCATCAGGAGAACATTCTCGCACTGAAGGATCATGTTCTTGTATGTAATTCAAATAGTCACACCAAAGAGAAACAGACTGCATTGAAAAATGGTACAGTCAACCACCTCAACTTTTGAAGCAACGAGCTTCAGAGCACATGCCATTAGTTAATATGTAAAGACAATCACACAACGAATTAAAACCATGAAACCATCAGcttcaattttcttaaattaataatactggaatttatttttatattttctttttttagctgAGAAAGCCACACAAAAATGACATAAGTTGAATAAACGCAAGGTCTATTTATCTTATAAAAGCTTGCCAATGAAAATAAGCAGGGATATCCAAACAAATCATAGATAAttctataaaactaaattatctgCAAACAACACAATAACATAATGGTCCTGATTCCTGAGAGCATAGCATtccttttttcaaaatttaactaTTATCCTATGTGTTTCTTCCATTATCAAACAATAGTCGTTCTATGAATGCACACTATATACAGTAGTAGAGCATCAGAGCACCAAAAGTcctgaaaacatttaaaaaacaaaatgacacCCTAAAGTATTACTAAAAGAGTTTAACAAGAACACACCAGATAATCAAACACTCCACGGTCATAAATCTTCTCAACCCCCGCGAAACCCTCTGGcctgataaaaacaaatcaatcaatGAATCAACTCAACAACCACCAGCAACAATCAATAAAGCATAACAAAATAGtcattgaaaatacaaaaaaaaaatattacccaGAAATAGAAGCTTCATCTTTAGCCCAATCACGCCACATGTCAGGGCTTAGTGGAAACACATTGTTCATGGCTTCTCTTGCTTGTTTAAGCTTATCTATCTCTCCCATTTTTCTCAACAGttttatatactaaaaaaacagcAAGCAAGCAGCATCAATGCATACAATAAATTTACTTACTTTACAAATAGAAGCTCAGAAAGAAAGAGGGATTAGCGTTAATTACTTGAGCATGAGAGTCATAATTGGCGGGGTTACCGGAGAGCTCAGTTTCTAGGGTTTTAAGCTCTAGATTTTGCTGCGATTCGTCTTCTGAGTCCGAATCGGAATCGGAATCGGAGTCGGACCGGAGTTTGGGGTTCTGGAGTTTGGGGTTCGGAAGTTGGTCTCCGTTGTCGTTGTTGTTATTGTCTTCGTCGTCTAGTTCTTCTTCTAGGGTTTTATCTTCGCTGTCGATCTCCATGGCTGTTTTGACAGTGGAAACGAAGGAGGAGTGGAGTAGCTTATAATTCTGTCttgatttttaagttgaaatacgCAAGTAGTGAGAGAGTAAGGAGTAAGGATTTATATTAAAGGACTCGTTTGTTTCcgaaaatgtgaaaaaaaaaaatgaaaattgaatttcatggaaaataatttcttataaaataattttttatttgtttgtaccATAAGAAATTAGTTAGAAATCATTCTAGAAAATGagatttttaagaattataactttttcttataataatacTAGTTCACAATGTGGCATTATGCTCTAAGttgtctttaaaaaataattaagttattgaaaactatttaatattattattaaatgcaactcatcatattaatattaaatttttttaattcgacTTATTATCTAACcttgatttaaaaatcaaatcaggtAAAAGTTATTATGACCTAATCCAATCaatttatctaatttaaaaGCATCATATTCtaacgataaaaaaattaaaaaaaaaaacaaatgaaattgacataaaaaaacatcattaaccaacttcttcttcttgtcctgtttaaaatcaaataatgtgGGAGTTACCTTTATATGATCTAATCATCATAATCAATCCAAAAATAATCTGACTAACCGGTAAAAAACACTATAtagatgaaatgaaaaaaaataaagaaattaacaagaaaaaaacatcttgaCTTGACTCCTTAATTAgcttaagtttaaaattaaaactcgtGAGAGTTGCCTCAACATGATATAATCAACTTGATCGgtataaaaataactcaaacggcttttaacaaaaatatgataatgatattgagaaaaaaaataacaaaatataaaaaaatgggggttggatttttaaaaaaaaaaatgagctttattttttaacattgaagGTCCATAATGATTCTAGAATACAAATAAACTACTTATTTGGCTCGTACTTTGCAACGagcatggtattttttttatcaacaaaaaaactgaaaatgcatgcatttgcaACACATTTGTTTTTACATAATTGAAAATGTTATacacttttaattaaataaattgagaatcatTTATGTcagcaaattaaaaacaaaagtcattaacgataattaaatacatatttgaaaaaattatgaggtaaatgtaaatcaagatattttatcTCGTAACACGATCCATGTACTTGATTGTATTCAATAActgtgtttattaaaattaattttttatttaatcaaatgaaaGTAGAAACTGATACACacataaaattgattgaataaaatcaaagggaaaaaaactcaCAAGGTTGCACTTGTTAGAAataatatccaaaaataaatatttttaatctttaaaaataaagttcaattatataaaatataaaaaaatcatatattaagaATAATACTAGATAGGTTGCTCACATGTTGCTGTGAGCTACTTCTAGAAACAtgggttgttttttattgtaagacaattgaaagaaaaaaaacatttttataagcTTGTAATCAAGAGCTGAtagcattaaaatatatataatttggctTTTAAGCAATGATAATTGATACGCAAAAAACCTTGcttaaattatctcaaatctcatataaaaataaaattataaaatgtaaaGAGATATCCACCTAACATAGACATTGTTTGagcaacttaaaataaaaaatggcataataaacaaaaagagcATTGAAGCCCAACTTTTGAGTGAGAAGTGAAGTCTCAACAGCTGTTAGTaagtaaaaattaacaaatgctTGTCAACTTTTTGTTACTACAAGAACATGAATAACTTAGTTTAAGTatctacaaaaatattttatatatctatcATATGTCTGGATCCAATGTATAAAATGAGTATGATACATACCTCAAACACTCatcttgaaagataaaattttccTCTAAGAGAAAGCAACCTAAGAGCATCTAAAGTTTTTACACTTTATTGAGCAAGCAATAGTCAAATAGTGTGTGTGTAACTCTTagatgtaaattaaaaatttatgcatatatcaaattaaacaactcaataatcattatataaagtaatgaaaaaaaattcatcaacaataaacaaaaatgaaattgagaaaagccagtcaaaaataaaatatcgagATATCTAAAATCACAACACAAGTAATTTAACTGgttttgtttaataaatttccttatcaaaataaatttgtaatagaaaaatatataaaatttgtaaTGGAAACTAacacacatataaaatttattgagcACTACATAAAAGAAAGTGCAACGCTACACatatgaaaaatcttataaaaaaatcaatattaaaaaaagattgaatctatataaaattaagagaaaaccACAGATTAATAATACCcatctctttaaaaattaaacacaccaaatatcattttaaaataatcacaatCTATAAAGCATAAAccaaaaatttaatcaaaaaaatatagacaaataatgcattattttttaaaaaactaaaaaaaaaaaggaattaggCCAGGTGTTGTTGGGTGCTTGGCCCAATAAAGCATCGGCCCACATGTAGGCCCACAACACCGGGTACAAGTGCAGgccattatttaaaaaaaaaagtttgaatacaccccaaatatgtttttaaaaaatgatgtgtCTCCTAGGAAATCCAAAATCCAGCCACTATGGTGGCTAGAAAAActagttctttattttttctatcaaaaatCTCATTTTGACCAAAAAACACCTTAGCGACCTTGTTAAATGAATCCATGACCACAAAAAACCAACCCAAAACTTGAAATCCACccgaaacaaaaattatttccgAGCTCATATTTGTTGGTTTACatgttttaaaggtaaaaaaaaaaacacctaaacatAACCTCCTTTATTATATGGAAcattttgacacaaaaataaacaattttggTGATCGGAATCTTTCCCCAACgatgactttctctctctaagacGGAATCcagcaactctctctctctctctccttccaATAATAAaggactggaaaaaaaaatgaagttaggTACCCAAATATATTGtcttgaaatttaagaaattgatcatctaatatctaaaaaatacaaagaattaaaattaatgttttaatgaGACTTTCAACTTACCCCTCATGTTACTCGAGATTTTCATTTCAAGTCCTTAG contains:
- the LOC118031095 gene encoding uncharacterized protein, which produces MEIDSEDKTLEEELDDEDNNNNDNGDQLPNPKLQNPKLRSDSDSDSDSDSEDESQQNLELKTLETELSGNPANYDSHAQYIKLLRKMGEIDKLKQAREAMNNVFPLSPDMWRDWAKDEASISGPEGFAGVEKIYDRGVFDYLSVSLWCDYLNYIQEHDPSVRECSPDGISKARNLFERALTAAGLHVAEGNKIWELYREFEQAVLHTIDENDIKAKELQVQRIRNIFHRQLSVPLVNLRSTLLAYKAWEVKQGIDLDAKSSEVDGLSSHLASAYQKAMEAYNARAPHEEQISMQNISDTEKIQNFMNYLKFEKSVGDPARVQVLYERAMADFPISSDLWLDYTRYLDRTLKVGNVLRDVYSRATKNCPWIGELWVQYMLSLERGRAPEKEISSVFEKSLQCTFSTIEEYLDLFLTRVHGLRRRIVCGGEVNGVLDYSLIRETFQHASDYLSPHLKNTDGLLRLYAYWARLEMNLGKDLVAARRVWESLLKISGSTLEAWQGFIAMETESGHISEARSIYKRCYSKRFPGTGSEDICHSWLRFEEEFGTLEDFDHAIQKVTPRLEELKLYRIHQETKASTDQSEVSGKKIAREKRKGGSTATGKESPAKRQKQTAQTQKKGYEDKDQLQKYEVNEVQEAQIDLEKTDSAPDEKQVKGSDVVRTKGYTDQCTVFISNIHFKANSEDIRKFFSDVGGVASIRILHDRNTGKSRGLAYVDFVDDEHLAAAITKNKQLLFGKRLSIARSDPKQNRRDGRRVPREQAFASDRRRHNWESASKEHVDTHNASGSQEASQTATLKSDDNIQFKGKNIFAVPRNVRTLGLSANKLKTVEEGDEKPKSNDEFRKMFIKE